GGAGTTTATTGTAGAGTGCCTTTGTGATATGACTTCTTGTTTGTGCATATTTCCTCCCTTCAATATTAACTTTGTCTTGCGATACTAATTGAATAAATGAATGGGAGGTGTTTGGCTCCCATCGTTTTTAGTTTTACCATGGTAACCAAATTTGGCTGGTTTAGCTCCTGAAAGGTACTTTATATGCTTTAAGGACTTGTTTGAGGCTGGCCTGCTTGACATGTCGACACTTGCCACCAGCTTGGCTTCTTAttcattttatgtttttttattttttattttttttatatttttaaatttattttttattttttttgctgagCTTCTTCCTTTTATGTCATTGCTAATCCTGCAAGTCTTTTTGGTCATTCATTTCACCTAGATTTGGTTCTCTGAGTGTGCAAGTATATCTTGTAGGAGACACTACGAGTAAAGGATGAGGAACTGCAGAATTTGGCTCGGGACCTTCGTGCACGGGATTCAACAATAAAAGATATAGCAGATAAATTATCTGAAACTGCCGAAGCTGCTGAGGCTGCTGCATCTGCAGCTCATACAATGGATGAACATAGGAGAATTGCATGTGCAGAAATTGAGCGTCTTAAAAGAGATTCACACAAGCAGCTGGAGTCATTTATGTTAAAGGTACTTGGTTGATGGCTCATTGCATAGTCTGATTGATAATGTTCAACCTGATATGGAGTAAACAACTTAAAAAGAATCCTCTGTTAATGGCCATGTATATCTCCTGCTGCCGAATTATCTTCCTTCACCATCAGTTGATCCTACTTTACTGAATTTGAAATACTGTTGTGATTTTAGATATCACTTTCTAATTGTCTTTGTATGTTTTGGCTTTCATTTATACTTGTAGCTAAGAGAGTCCGAACAAAAGGTCATGGCCTTGAGTAAAGAAAGAGATCAATTGATCAAACAGAGAGACTCTGCTGTTCAGGAGGCACATATGTGGCGTTCTGAGCTTGCAAAAGCCAGAGATCGTGCTGTTATATTAGAAGCAACTGTCGTGAGAGCAGAGGAAAAGGTCAGGGTTGCAGATGCAGATGCTGAAGCTAGAATAAAGGACGCTGCACAGAAAGAGTCAACTGCTGTGAAGGAAAAACAAGAGCTTCTGGCATACGTAAATAAGTTACAATTGCAACTCCAAAGGTAGCAACTTAACCCTTTTTGGCAGTCAATGTAGTACTCCAGGATCATTCTGCATCAACCCTGTCTGTCATTCTTGCTTGACATCTGCCCtttatttcatgaaaaaagATATGATAAGGCTAAGTACAGTGATGTTAGAAAACTAATCAAGCAATGGTAGAActgaaaaagatttttttttttttgaagagaatgTGTGTCCATATTGGTATAAAAGTGGAGTTAATAGGTAATAGAAATGCACAAAGCCCAAAACATCTGTAGAAGTATAGAAAATGTTGATTTTATTAAGACTTatctttttcaagtttttttagtttgtgTTCATGCCTCATGCAGTGTTCCAGGATATGATATTCAGTTTTACTCCCACCAAAGAATTTTCCAACCCAAGATCAATTCAAAGTCAAAATTAATTTGGAGcttatttggaattgcgttagaaagattaaaaagtacttttagtacctaaaaatgtgtgccaaacaaaaagctggcatgtttggtaacaaattttaaaagtatttctttgacttttttattctaaaaatttcgaaaacgtacttttggaaaaagtttaaaaataaagttttgttttttttttttcaaaagctttttttttttttttttttttttttttttaaaaaaactttaaacgCTCTATTTTccaacgcaatcccaaacatgctcttaaacATTTATGCAAAAAGTAATTATGTTTTATGTTGAAGCAATGATCAGTTTCTTCTCTCTACATAATGCCTTTTCAATCTGTTTTGGAAGTAGTCCCCACAATGCACATAATGTGACAAGCTTGTAAATATTCCCCTcctcttttctccctttttcttCAAGGCTCTGTTATATTTGGCTTGCATGATGACAGCTCTTGGTCCTAAAATTTCCAGTTAAAGTTAAGTCAGCAATATTAGACTTTAATGtaaatgtaaataaaaaatatgttgttatttttttgagaataactgatcaaaatttaatatttttctctcaaCAGAAATCATATTGATACTAAGCAAGTTTTTGAGGAGAGGACTGAGTCGTGCTCGGATATTGATAATACTCTTCCACTGACAAAGCATGTAGACTTGTCAGAAGAGAATGTGGATAAAGCATGTCTCAGTGTTTCTAGGGCAACCCCAGACTCTCGGGAGAGTGTAGTACACATGGCAGCAGATCAGGTGAACCTCCAGCCAGTTGGAGACAGTGAATGGAGCGATATTCAGGCAACAGAAGCAAGGATAGCTGATGTTAGAGAAGTTGCTCCTGAGACTGAAGGAAGCAGCTTGGATATTCCTGTTGTTAGCCGACCAGTTACTAACCACCATGAACAAGGAGTAAACTCTTTTCATCAGCCTTGACATTAAAAATATCAGCATTTGTTAACATAAATTTTCAAATGTAGTGACTGGCACCCGTTCAGTTACAGGAGAAATGTGAACTTTCTTGATGTCTATTTCATGGTATTCAGTTCCTTCCTAGTGGAGGG
This window of the Corylus avellana chromosome ca5, CavTom2PMs-1.0 genome carries:
- the LOC132180919 gene encoding uncharacterized protein LOC132180919, producing MASNGAPPSAGDAENSLEKIKRQLASGSGRNLLQGPLLKRSETLRKWNERWVILDPTTGRMEYKIRRNEPSVKGTILFDANSTITVSPVNFHGLPKYDGCCLYIGTPQKKDYFLCAETPGAARAWVSTLQATQLVLRAHKEAVNSLSGNGSPKLGTVATVVAAANSIALECSKELESAMQISLRNALGMVTNKTSDGPMDDIAIMRETLRVKDEELQNLARDLRARDSTIKDIADKLSETAEAAEAAASAAHTMDEHRRIACAEIERLKRDSHKQLESFMLKLRESEQKVMALSKERDQLIKQRDSAVQEAHMWRSELAKARDRAVILEATVVRAEEKVRVADADAEARIKDAAQKESTAVKEKQELLAYVNKLQLQLQRNHIDTKQVFEERTESCSDIDNTLPLTKHVDLSEENVDKACLSVSRATPDSRESVVHMAADQVNLQPVGDSEWSDIQATEARIADVREVAPETEGSSLDIPVVSRPVTNHHEQGVNSFHQP